In Lentimicrobiaceae bacterium, the DNA window GTTCAATCTTTGGTTCATTATCAGATGTAAATGCCATTGGTTCATCTACCATTGGAAACTTCCTGATGGAAGCTTACATTTACACCGCTAATGGCGACGTAAGAGCAACACCAGTAAACTTTGACGTGTTACAGGCTCCAGCAGCCACCGCACGTATAGCTAACCACAATGCTTCATTGACCAGTGCTGTTGTAAAACAGGACGTAAGTCGTGTAAGCCGTGTAGAAGATGCATTTGTAGGAGCCAACATTTACCGTGATGGTATGATGATTGCAGAGATGGTAGCAGATACATTCTATGTAGATGCAGCTGTTGAGCCAGGTACATATAACTATTGCATTACTTACGTATATGAAAGTGGCGCTGAATCATGTTCAGATGCAAACTGCATTGAAGTATCACTTACCGAAGATTGCGTAGCACCGGTTGATTTAACCGCCGTATTGGCAGAAGATCCTGCAACTGCAATTTTGACCTGGAATAGTTTTGCAGGCGCATGGTTGTCATATGGCGACGGTGTATATGCAGATGCTATCGGCTTAACCGACTTTAGCCCGATTACCGTAGCTGTACAGTGGAATCCTGCTGATTTGGCTGCATATAACGGAAGAGCATTTGATAAGGTAAACATTTATTACGGAACAGGCAGTGTTGGCAACATCCTGCTTCAGGTATGGGAAGGCACAACCCTAATTCGTGAAGAAGCTGTAACGAGCACCATCGTAGGCGAATCATGGAATGAGCTATCCTTCAACTCACCAGTAGTAATTGATGCAACCAAATCATACAGAGTAGGTTACACAGTAAGCAACTATGATGCTTACCCATGTGGTGCACAGAATTATGCCGGCACACCAAACAGTGACTTAGTATTCCTTGATGGTGTATGGGATAACCTGAATAACTACATTCCTTACTCATGGTTAATTGAGACACACATTGGAGAAGCAACCGCAGCCACTGCAAATGTACCTGTACAGAGCAGTGTAATCAGCAAAGCAACTTCAGCTAACCTGGTATCATCACCGGTAGCCGTAAATGTAAACAGGTCAGAAGCCGGCAGAAACCGCGCATTCCTTGGATACAATGTATACAGAGAAGGCGTTCAGGTAAACAGCGAGCTAGTACTTGAGAACACCTACCAGGATACCCCAGGTACCCCGGGTAACTACTGCTACACAGTAACAGCTGTATACAGCCTTTGCGGTGAGTCAGAACATTCAAACGAAGCATGTGTTGACGTATTGGTAGGTGTTGAAAACCCAGCTATCAGCAATGTTAACATTTATCCTAACCCATCAAACAACGTAGTAAACATTGACCTGAGCAGCAATATCAGCCAGGTAGTTGTATACAACTATGTAGGTCAGGTCGTATTCGAACAGAATGTAACCAAAGCTGAAACTCTTCAGTTAAATGTACGTAACTACGAATCTGGCGCTTACCTGGTTAAATTTGTAACCAGAGCAGGCGAAAGCTTCACCAAAAAAGTTATCGTTACCAAATAATCGTTAAATCGATGTTATTGAAAAGGGCCTCCACATGGAGGCCCTTTTTGTTTGATAACCCGGAAGAGGTTTTATAGTCTTAAAATAATGCCTTGTATTTATGGCTTAAGCTCAGGTTGAATAACCTGGTTGGTGATGTATACGAAATCTTCAACACCAAGCTGTTCGGCTCTTTTAGTGAATAATTGTAAGAGTCTTTCGTCATTTTTAAACTGAATTGATTTTAATCCATTGCGCAAAGTTTTGCGGCGCTGGTTAAAGGCAGTTTTAACTATGCTGAAAAAAAGCTTTTCATCACAACCAATTGATTGTACATTGTTTCTTTTTATCCTGATGACTGCAGATTTCACTTTTGGAGGTGGCACAAATACATGTTCATCCACAGTAAACAGATATTCTATGTCAAACCATGCCTGCAGCAATACACTCATAATTCCATAGGTTTTACTGCCCGGAGGAGCGGCTATCCGTTCGGCTACTTCCTTCTGCAGCATTCCAACAACTTCCGGCACTCTGTTGCGGTTTTCCAGTACTTTAAAGAAAATTTGGGTTGAAATATTGTAAGGAAAGTTGCCAATAATAGAGAAATTGCCCTGAAATAATTCGTCAACAGGCTTGCGTAAGAAGTCACCTTCAATAAAACAATCCGCATGAGAAGCAAAAGTTGATTTCAAATAAGGGATGGATTCACGGTCAACATCAATCGCAATAAAATGGTCAACAGGAAGCTCAATCAGGTATTTGGTAAGTACTCCTGTGCCCGGGCCAATTTCAAGTAAGGATGAACAGGGGAGGCTAAGGCTGTTTACTATTTTACGGGCAATATTTTCATCTTTCAAAAAATGTTGTCCTAAATGTTTTTTTGCTCTGATGGGTTCCATTAAATTCTGGATTAAAGATTAATTGAGAATACTCCATCCGGACTCATCCGGTTGTTTCGTTTTATTTGCGGCGAATATAAAGAGGATCAGGGCTTTTGCGGATGAATTTCACCCTTTGACTCTTTTTTTGGTTTATTGGGTTGTGGCGCAAAAATATGCAGAAATGAATTAATTGACCTGGTCTCCCCTGAGGGTCCTGAATCTTTTCCGGGCTTCAACAGTAAACAGGCTTCCCGGGTATTTTACCAGGAGCTCCTGATAAGCTGCCATTGCTTTGGCTGAGTCGTTCAATTGGTTTTCATAAAGCTGAGCCAGAGAAAACAATGCATCATCGCCTAAAATGCCTTCGCTGTAATGGGTGTCTACTTCCTGAAACAATGCTTCTGCTTCTGAAAACTTTCCTAGTTTAAGTGATATTTCAGCCTTTTTCATCAATGCATCATCTGTAATCGAATGACCTGGAAAGGCTGCAAGCAGTGAATCCAGCACTGCCAGGGCGGCTTCAGGCTTGTTTTGAAACCATAAAAGATCGGCACGTGCGTAAGTTCCCAAAGCTACAGTTGAACTGTCTTCTTCAATATTATCGCTTATCAGCAGCGACATTTCCATAGCATCGTTGGCTATGAGTTTAGAAGTGGCTGCTTTTAATACATCCAACTGAGCTTTTGCCCAACCAAATTCACCAATATAAAACGAAAGCCGTGCATTCCGGAAACGTGCTTCATGGCCGATGGGCTCATTTTTAAAAGCCTTGTCAACCTGTGAATACAGCAATGTAGCTTCCCATGGTTCGCCGGTGAATAACATGATGTCAGCCAGCTCTAATTTACATTCAGCCTGAAGTGCTTTATTGTTGTTGGTTAGCCTGATAAGTTCTTCAAGGAGATTTATAGCACCATCAGGGTCGTTTAGATAGAAGGCTTTAAGTTTGGCCAGTTTTTGCATCAGGGGGTAAACCAATGGATTTCGGCCTGATTCATCGAGTGTGTTGGTGTATTTTTGCTCAAGATCAAAAAGTTCAGACTGGTTCAGCGGATATTTTTTAGTAACGAGCTCAAAGGTGGTTTTTAAAAGTTCAACTTTTGACTGAACAATAAGGTTTGGATCTCCTGATTTGTCAATCACATACGTAAATGCCTCAGAAGCAACTTTGTAGTTGGCGTTATTGCTGCTTAAAAGACCAAGCGCAAAAACCCTGTTTCCGTTTTCTTCAAGTCTGCGGTCGAGTGCCCTGGCCTGAATAAGTGCTGATTCAAAATCCTTTATTTGAACTGAAAGCCAAAGCATGAGCTCTGCCATCATTTCGTCGTCGGGGTTCTTCTGCACTTTTTTGAGTAAAGCCAGTCTCAATGCATCACCTTTAAGCCCTTCCGGATCGTTATTCAGAGAGTTTTGAAGGCGGTCCTGAATTTGATTTTGTAAGTCAGGGCGTGTTTCAAGCAAATCTATGTATTCATTTACCATCTTTTCAAAGTTGCCCTGAAATTCATAAATGCTGGCCAGCTCAAATCCGAAAGTATTGGCCGGAGATAATAATTGTCTTCCTTTCAGATAAGTGCGGATGGCAAAATCCGTTTCACGCCTGGCCTGAAAAGCATTGGCCAGCTCAATTATTTTTCTGAGTTCGGGCTTTACATTTTTAACAGCATCTTCAAAAATTCTGGTGGCTTTATTACTTTCATTGCTGCGTATAAGTACATAGCCCAAATCTACCAGATAACGCTGATCGTCAGGGTTTCTTTTCGATTGTCGTTTTACAATTTTTTCTGCTTTGTCAGTATCGCCGATTTCAAGCAGGCTTTGCAACAAATAAGTATAATTGTATAAGGATGGTTTTTCGTCGAATAACCTTTCAAACAATGCGGCCGACTTCTCAAATTCGCGTGCATTATAATACTGAAGACCAAGCTGCTCATCAGTTACCGCCTGAGCCCTGACCATTCCTGCCGGCCATATTATGGCTGGTAAACATATCAACAGGAATAAAAGCTTTTTCATCGTTGGTTATATGAAATTACTTATTGGTTTTGCCATTGATAACTGCACAGGTCAGCCGTAAAATTTAATGTGCTGTTATGAGTAATCAGACTGGCAGATTATATGACGCATAACTTCAGCTTTTATTGTGAAGGTTATTGGTCTTTCAGGGTTTCAGAAAGTTAAATCAGATTGCCCTGATTACTTAATCATATCGAAACCAGTGTATTTGGCTAAGGCTTCAGGTATTCTGATGCCTTCAGCTGTTTGATTGTTTTCAAGCAGTGAAGCTACAATGCGGGGTAAAGCCAATGCACTTCCATTCAGTGTATGACACAGCCTTGTTTTCCCATTTTCGTCTTTAAATCTAAGTTTCATGCGATTAGCCTGAAACGATTCGAAATTTGAAACAGAGCTTACTTCAAGCCATCTTTGCTGAGCAGCAGAATAAACTTCAAAGTCATATGTAAGTGAAGATGTAAAACTCATATCTCCTCCGCAAAGTTTGAGTACCCTGAAGGGTAATTCAAGCTTTCTGAGCAGTCCGGCTACATAATTGCGCATATCTTCAAGCGTTTGATAAGAGTTGTCGGGGTGCTGAATCTGAACAATTTCAACTTTATCAAACTGATGTAAGCGGTTTAGCCCACGTACATCTTTCCCGTAAGATCCGGCTTCACGCCTGAAACAGTTGGAGTAGGCAACGTTTTTAATCGGGAAATCCGAAGCTTTTACTATCACATCGCGGTATATATTGGTAACAGGTACTTCAGCGGTTGGAATCAGATATAATTTATCAACATCGCAAAAATACATTTGACCGTCTTTGTCAGGTAACTGTCCTGTGCCATAGCCCGATGCTTCATTAACCACCAATGGTGGCTGAATTTCGTTATAACCGGCTTCAATCGCATTGTCGAGGAAAAAGTTAATTAAAGCGCGCTGAAGTCTGGCTCCCTGGCCTTTGTAAAACGGGAAACCGGCACCGGTAACTTTATTGCCGAGTTCAAAATCAATAATATCATATTTTGAAGCCAGGTCCCAGTGAGGAACAGCTCCTTGATAAAGTTCCGGCATTGTTCCTTCGCTGTAAACAATTTCATTGTCTTCAGGCGTTTTTCCTTTAGGTACAGATGGGTGAGGGACATTGGGCAGAAGAACCAGAAGATTGTTTTGTTCAGCAACAAGATTGTCTAATTTTTCTGAAAGGTCTTTAGCTAAAATTTTAAGTTCAGCAGTGCGAGCTTTTAATTCGCCGGCTTCAGCGGCTTTACCCGATTTAAATAGCTCGCCTACTTTACGGGCGATGGCGTTT includes these proteins:
- the rsmA gene encoding 16S rRNA (adenine(1518)-N(6)/adenine(1519)-N(6))-dimethyltransferase RsmA gives rise to the protein MEPIRAKKHLGQHFLKDENIARKIVNSLSLPCSSLLEIGPGTGVLTKYLIELPVDHFIAIDVDRESIPYLKSTFASHADCFIEGDFLRKPVDELFQGNFSIIGNFPYNISTQIFFKVLENRNRVPEVVGMLQKEVAERIAAPPGSKTYGIMSVLLQAWFDIEYLFTVDEHVFVPPPKVKSAVIRIKRNNVQSIGCDEKLFFSIVKTAFNQRRKTLRNGLKSIQFKNDERLLQLFTKRAEQLGVEDFVYITNQVIQPELKP
- a CDS encoding tetratricopeptide repeat protein gives rise to the protein MKKLLFLLICLPAIIWPAGMVRAQAVTDEQLGLQYYNAREFEKSAALFERLFDEKPSLYNYTYLLQSLLEIGDTDKAEKIVKRQSKRNPDDQRYLVDLGYVLIRSNESNKATRIFEDAVKNVKPELRKIIELANAFQARRETDFAIRTYLKGRQLLSPANTFGFELASIYEFQGNFEKMVNEYIDLLETRPDLQNQIQDRLQNSLNNDPEGLKGDALRLALLKKVQKNPDDEMMAELMLWLSVQIKDFESALIQARALDRRLEENGNRVFALGLLSSNNANYKVASEAFTYVIDKSGDPNLIVQSKVELLKTTFELVTKKYPLNQSELFDLEQKYTNTLDESGRNPLVYPLMQKLAKLKAFYLNDPDGAINLLEELIRLTNNNKALQAECKLELADIMLFTGEPWEATLLYSQVDKAFKNEPIGHEARFRNARLSFYIGEFGWAKAQLDVLKAATSKLIANDAMEMSLLISDNIEEDSSTVALGTYARADLLWFQNKPEAALAVLDSLLAAFPGHSITDDALMKKAEISLKLGKFSEAEALFQEVDTHYSEGILGDDALFSLAQLYENQLNDSAKAMAAYQELLVKYPGSLFTVEARKRFRTLRGDQVN
- the serS gene encoding serine--tRNA ligase, producing MLELNYIRENAAEVAARLAIKNIDAAESLQKIIEIDARRREAQRDLDENLTESNAIARKVGELFKSGKAAEAGELKARTAELKILAKDLSEKLDNLVAEQNNLLVLLPNVPHPSVPKGKTPEDNEIVYSEGTMPELYQGAVPHWDLASKYDIIDFELGNKVTGAGFPFYKGQGARLQRALINFFLDNAIEAGYNEIQPPLVVNEASGYGTGQLPDKDGQMYFCDVDKLYLIPTAEVPVTNIYRDVIVKASDFPIKNVAYSNCFRREAGSYGKDVRGLNRLHQFDKVEIVQIQHPDNSYQTLEDMRNYVAGLLRKLELPFRVLKLCGGDMSFTSSLTYDFEVYSAAQQRWLEVSSVSNFESFQANRMKLRFKDENGKTRLCHTLNGSALALPRIVASLLENNQTAEGIRIPEALAKYTGFDMIK